CTTCACTGACCGCTTCCCGTCCTGGCGTTTTAAAATCAAAGCGACGGATTAAGAAGTCGAAAAGGAAGAAATAAATGACAAACATAGCTAGACCTAGAACAAGGATCATCCATTGGTTATTAGCCATAGGCATCCGCCAAGACAAGACCATATCAATCAAACCTGCTGAGAAGGAAAAGCCTAGGGTTGCATGTAAGGCTGAGCAAATAAAAAGGGACAAGCCGGTTAAACAAGCGTGGACAGCATAGAGGGCTGGAGCGGCAAACATAAAGGAAAATTCCAGTGGTTCGGTAATCCCAGTCACAAAGGCTGCAACAGAACCAGCAATCAGTAAGGAAGCAACCGATGCCCGGTTTTCTGGACGAGCATTCTTATACATGGCTAAGGCGGCCCCAGGTAAACCAAACATCATAATCGGGAAGAAACCGGCTAGGTAGCGTCCTGTCACCCCAGGTTCTCCTTGACTGGACCAGAAATTACCAATGTCATTAATCCCAATGGTATCAAACCAAAAGACATTATTAACAGCATGGTGGAGTCCAAAGGGAATCATCAGTTTGTTAGTAATGCCGTAGATACCCGCTCCGATATCTCCTAAGTTAGCGATGCCGGTCCCAAAGGCTACTAAACCACCATAGACAGTGGGCCAAAGGAAGAGTAAGATAACCGCTAATACTGCTGACAAAGCAGCCGTTACAATAGGAACGGCTCGCTTACCACTGAAGAAACCTAGCCATTGGGGTAACTTAACATTGTGGAAACGGTTATACATTTCTCCAGCAAGAACCCCGGAAATAATTCCTATGAAGACATTATTAATGGCCTTAAAGGCTGGGTTAACTTGGTCGATGGCTTGGCCGGTGATTCCACTTAAAATTTCCGGACTTAATAAGGTGGTGATCATTAAGAAAGAAACCGCCCCACTCAAGGCAGCTGCCCCGTTATTATCTTCAGCAATCCCCATGGAAATTCCCAAAGCAAACAGTAGAGGCAAGTTATTAATCACGACTAAACCTGCTTGAACTAGGAAAGTCGCTAAAACGTTCGAACTTCCTTGTAAGGCATTAGCATCGATGGCATAGCCAGTTCCCATAAATAAAGAGGCCACTACCAATACGGAAACAGGCAGCATCAGGGACCGGCCGATTTTTTGTAAGTAATCTAACATATGAAATCTCTTTTCTCTCTAGTATTCAATAATTAACGTCTCAAGGACTGAGCCATTTTGAAATAGGTGTGGCGCTTACCACGGATAGCAATGCTTAAGGCCATAATATTTTCGGGGTCTGGCATTCGTCCATAGCTCCCATCACCAATATGATGAATATCCGCCCCAACCTGCTTATTATTTAAGGCAAAGGAGCGAATGGTATCTGGACTAGCACTTTCTTGGCTGGTGCCAATAGTTGCCATCACTAAGCCATCTTGGGCTTGGACTGCTTGGCAAGCTTGATGAGCTTCTTCTAGTAATACTCCAGGCACTGTGCCGACACTAGGCATCAAGACCCCGTCCGCACCTGCTTCAATAAATTGCCTAAATAAGCTAGCATCAATCAAAGTTTCTCGTTTACCGGCACCATGCATTTTCCCCGCTAAGATTAAACCAGAATAAGCTTGCCGGCCCGCTGCTAGGGCAGCTAAGATATCGGCATTAGTCACACCCGTCGAGGGATTAGCGGTTACCATGACAAAATCCACGCCTAAGTCTTCTGCCGTGGCGAAAGCTTTGGAGCTCGCCCGTCTTCCTGGACTAATTTCAACCTTTTCATCGAGGACCTGACTGTCAGCAGATACGGGTTCCAGGTTGATGCCAATGGGACGCCCGGTAAGTTCTTTAATGGCTTCAATCACAGGCTGCTTGCTTTCAAACCCCTTAATTTTGGGGTGAAAGACATCCAATTCATTCAAACAGATGAGGTCTGCCCCAAAAGCCGTCATCACTTCGGCGTTGGTTACCCCCTCAATTAAAGGAGCAGCGGTTACCACCGTTTCAGCCATAATAATCCGGCCTTCACTGGCTTGAATACTTTTTTTGAGCTCATCCTTAGTAAAGTTTTTAACTTCACTGGGAAAAGCACTTATCAAACGTTTCATAAATCGACTTCCCACCTATCTAAGAAAAATCTGAATTACCTGCAGCATTTATAATAATTGAAAAAAGTAAGCATCTCAATATCTTTTTAGTTAATAATAAAAAGCGTGTGACAGTCACAAAAAGGAGCTTCGTCCTGTCACTGAAAGAGATTTGGATTAGAGTGTAAACAAAAAAGAATGGAAGTTTCATCCATCCTTTCAAAAATTTTAACGATTATCGGGTGAATATTTCTCTTCGATGCCACTAAACCAATAAGAGAAGATAACCCCCGCCACAAACATTACTATGGCCAAAATTAAAGTTGTCATAAAACTCAAGCCTGTTTCCATTAACCCTTCTGGAGTAAAAGCTGGAAAGACCACGGTCGGAAAGATAGCTAAAGAAGAACCGATCACAGTTCCTAAAATAAAGTGGTACATTTTGGCATAGTAGTGGTCAAAAAGCCAGTTAGCTACTTTGGCTAGGGCCAAGACACAGAGAATAGCACCAAGGCCTAGAGGAATAATGACGCCCATGTTTAAATGAGATATTCCCGCTGACATCTTTTCGTATAAGCCAAAGTAAATCAAGAAATTACTTGGGCTCATGCCTGGGACAATCACGCCTAAACCGATCAAGGCCCCAGAAAATAACCAAACCCCAAAACTAGGTGTTAAGTGAGAAAAATGTTGGCCACCAAAGACCATTAAGGCAAATAAGGCCAAGGCAGTCAGACCCATGACCAGGTAATCGGCTGTGCTTCGCCCTTCTTGCCCGGCTTGTTTAAAGAGAGATGGAAAAGTTCCTACCACAAAACCGATAAAGAGGCAGGTAAAGAGGGCCTCATAAGAACCAAAGGCCTTCATAACGAAGAAGGAAAAGAGAATAATCCCAATGACAAAACCGATACCTACTGGGATAAAGTAACGGACATTTTGCCAAAATTTATGGGTAATATTGCCTAAGAAATTCAGTAATTTGTCATAAATACCAAAAATTACTGCTAGAACCCCACCAGATAAGCCTGGTAAGATTCCCCCAATACCGACAAAAGCTCCCTTGACCAAGCGTAACCACCAGTCCTTTGAAAAGACTTTGTCTTCATTTTCAATGTCATTATTATGTGAATCAGTCATTAAAATGCCTCCAAATTAATCATTAATTTCACCATTATAACCGAAATTCAGCCGTATAGGCCGTTTTTCGGTAAAATTAAACTTTCTTTAAAGAGTGGCCCGATTCGCCCAACTAAGATTTACTCTGCCCGTAAGGCTTCGACCGAGTCAAGTTTGGAAGCCCGGTTGGCGGGTAGGAGACCAGAAATAGTAGCAATCACCACAGCAATAGCCAAGCCGATAAGTAGGAATTGCCAAGTAATATCTAACATGGAGACTTGGAAGAGCTGATTTAAGACCTGGTTAGCTAAAGCAGCAAAGGCAATGGCCAGTCCTCCCCCTAAAAGTCCGGAGAAAAGACCGATCAAGAAGGATTCAGAAATAAAGATACGGCGAATATCCTTACGCCGTCCTCCAATAGCCTTAATGACCCCAATTTCTTGGGTTCGTTCCACGACACTAATATAAAGAACGGTTAAAATCATGATCGCAGAAACCAGTAAGGAAATACCGGCCACACCGATAAGGACAAAGGTGAAGATATCAATCATTTCCGTAAAGGTTTTGACCAAACTTTCGGTGGCCGAGCCCCGATAGCCCATATCCGCGATGCTCTCCTTGATTTGTGGGGTCAGACTCTCATCTTCTGCCAATAAATACACCACATTGGGCTTGAGGTCAATGTCTTGGTCAGCTGCTAACGTTTCTAAGTCATCATAGTTTAAATAAACGGTGTCAAAGATAGCCGCTGATCCCATAGTCTCGTCAGCCTGGTAAATGCCAGAAATAGTAAAATCTGCTTTGAGATCTTTTGTTTCAAAGTCAACTTGAGGCTCAGCTTTTGACCGATTGCTGACTGACCAGTATCTTCAGCCAACTTATCGGCAATCCCACGACTAACTAAGATTTCTCCCTGTTCGGGTAAATGGCCTTCAGGCAGGTTAGCGGGAGTGATTAATGACGAAATCGTCTGTAAGTTCATGAAGGGGTAGGTCGGATCCTCTTTTTTGAGGTAATCGGTCCCTAAAGAGAAATTGGTATAGCCAACTTCAAGGGCTTCTACCCCCGATATCGCCCCAAGTTCTTCAATATTTTCCTGCTCGAAGGCCGGATCTTGAAAATCGGGGCTGATAGTGGTTTGGGGAAGATTTTGTCCCTCTTTTGACCGGTTGCGCTCTTCCGTGGCTTGCATTTCTGGATTATTCATAGGCATGCGGACTTCAGTCACCTGGGGATTGACCTGGCTTTCCATGGTATCCGTCAAATAATTATTGACCCCCGACCCTAAAGCTAACATCAAAATAATACTCATAATTCCTACTGAAAAGCCAAAGGCAATCAAGAGATTACGCGACCACTTAGCCCGCATATTTTTTAAGGCCAGTTGGATAGCTGACCAGAAAGAAAAGGCATTGGAAGAGGCTTTCTCCACTTGGGGAAGCTGGCGCATGCCTTGATAGTTGGCCAGTGCTCTTTGATTTTCATTAACCCTTTCATCGGCAACGATTTCGCCGTCGCCAATCCTGACTAAACGGCTAGCGATCCCAGCCACTGCTTGGGAATGGGTGACAATAAGGACTAATTTTCCTGAAGCAGCGATTTCCTTAAAAATATCTAAGACGGCGTCAGCTGTCTGTGAATCCAAGGCTCCGGTCGGCTCATCAGCGATAATAATTTCTGGATTATTGACTAGGGCTCGGGCAATAGCCACCCTTTGCTTTTGCCCACCCGATAACTGGTTGGGCCGCTTATGGACTTGTTGACCGAGACCTAGTTGCTCAAGGACAGCCCGGGCTTGTTTTTCCCGTTTGCCTTTAGAAATATTGGATAAATTCATCGCTAGGGCCACATTTTCTAAGACCGAAAGATGGGAAATTAAGTTAAAGTTTTGAAAAACAAAGCCAATCTTATCCTTATGATAATTAACTAAGTCGCGCTCCTTGAAGTCAGCGATGTTCTCCCCTTCAACTCGAATTTCTCCAGTAAAATCAGTATCTAAACCACCAATTAAGTTCATGAGGGTAGATTTACCGCTTCCTGATTCACCAACAATGGCGACTAATTCTCCAGCTTCAAAATCCAAGTTAATATCCTTTAAGGCCTGGAATCGGTCGCCATTAGCCAGGGAATAGTATTTATTCACGGCATTTAAGCTTAATATTGCCATATGCTTACTCCTTACTTTTACTTGCTTTTTATTAGGAAAGCATTGACTAAGACAGTCTCTTAGTCAGTTACTTCATTGAGTGAGGACTCACTTTTAACTCAAGTACAGTAACACTAAGTCCTCCAGAGCGCAAACAATATGACAATAATCAGACCTTGCTGGCAATAATAGGCTTTAGCAACACAGGCCCCTGACAATAAAAGCTTCAATATAAGACAAGGCTTGAGCAAAATCTTCCTGACTCCCACTCTCGAATTGAACCCACTGGAAGGATAAAATCGGTGAAATCATGAGCCGAACAATCAGGGCATTGGGCCAGTTATTCAGTTCTCCCTTGTCCTTAAAATACTCTAGAATGTTAAAAAAGCCCATCTTCAAATGTAGCGGAATCAATTCAGCCAAACGCTTTAAGAAATTTTCCCGGTAAAGCATCTCTTGGGCAAATATCTTCATCACCTTATAGTGGTCAGAATCCTCTTGGAAACAATTGGCTAGAATATGGTGGACAAAGTCTTGGAAAATCCACTTGTCATCTTTAATCCGTTCTAAGTCAAATTCTTGGGCATATTTTTCCTTAGACATTTCAGCAATGATGGGTAAGATACAAGCGAAGAGTAAGTTTTGTTTGCTCCCAAAGTGTTTGAAGAGCGTTCCTTCCCCTACGCCGGCCCGACCAGCGATTTCTTTCGTCGAAGTATTGCTGTAGCCGTAATCGGCAAATAAATCAATACTTGCTTGGAGGATAGCATGCTGGCGCGGGGTCAAGGTTTCCTGACGCGAAAATTTTCCTACAAAGTTTTTGATATATGCATCCATCAACAAGTCCTCAATCTTTTTAAATTATAGTAATGCTTTTATTATATCAAAACCTTCACTAGTTAATAAATAAATTAAAATATTTTTAAGTTAAATATAAACAATATTAGTTCCCCATATTCTTATCGCTAAACCAGTCCACAAAAAAGAGGCAAGACCTTGGTCCCACCTCTTCTAGAGTCTAAAATAATGTGTATATTAGCGGGCACCGCCGCCTCCGCCTCCGCCGAAGGCTCCGCCCCCGCCACCGAAACTCGAAAAGCCACCGCCACCACTGGACATGGCTGAAGTCATTTCTGGAGCTAGGGATTGGCTATAAGAACGGTTCATGGCATTAGCAATATAGTAATACTGCCAGAAATTAATATCATTAGCCCCGCTATACACCGATTGTTTTTCAAAATCAGGATAGAGACTGGTAAATTCTTTGGCAACTTCTTCAGCAATTCCTAAAACCGCTGCATAAATTAATAAGCGATCCCAAAGTGCCACTTCTTGGGCACCACGTTCATTTAATAAGGAGAAATCCTTAAGATAGTTGTAGAATTTGACCCAATTATCTCTTAATTGGTGGCCTTTATCGGTAAAGGGATAAGTCACCTGGCTATCCGCTAAGTAGCGCTGGTCTTGGTCTTCCTTAGCCTTGGCATAGGTCTTATTTTGAATAAAGTCCCCTGCCAGCAAGTAGTTTTTACTATAAGAGCGGTAAGATATGGAGACGCCTTTTAGTCGATCCGTACGGCTTTGACAATATTTTTTGAAGTCTTTTTCTGAAAATTGACCCTTGTCATCCGCAACTTCATTAAAGATCCGCCACCAGTCCTTAATCGGCTCTAGATCTGGAGCTTGATAAGCAGAATTTACCATAAAGTAATGCTTATCCTTCAACAGACCCGCTTCGCCCCCTAACTTGAGACCACCTTCTTTAACTAAGTAAAGGATGGTACCAGTTAAATAGTTGCTATCGAGGTCATCAATGGCCAGTTGGTCCAAAATGAAGTAATCCGAATAAATATTATCAGCGGGCAGGTCCCGGTAATACTGACCGTCTAATTCCTGACTTCTCCGTTCAAGAGAAGGATACCATTTCTTCAGGGCTCGGTTCCTCTTGATGGCCTGACGCACTCCGGCTAGGATACCGACTACACCAAGGCCGCCAAGCCCTACCAAGCCCCACTTGACCGCCTTTGGCATCCGCTCACCCGGCATGGAGGTAATGTCTTCAACTGAAGCATTACTATCATAGTCTTCCCAATTATAGTCGGACCCTTCAAAGGCTTCCTTGACATAATCATCAAAGGCCTTATCCGAAGTCCACTGGGTCGGATAGGTCCCTTGAGGAATACGAACTAAGAGAATACCGCTCCCAGAGCTAGGTAGGGTATCTTTGGATTCAGCCACGACTTTTCCATCTTCAATATGGACTTGGCCACGAAAACCAAAACCCCACACCCTGTTATTTTCCAGGTTAAAATCTTCCTTTTCAGAAGCAATGGTCATCCGGATAGCTTCTGGGCTGTCGGCCAAATTATCGGAAATAAAGCGCCAATAGATCATTTGATTAGTATCTGTTTGCATCACAAAGTTAGAGATCCGGTAGGACACCTGGTAAGTGTGACGACCATAGTCAGAAATCCCCCAGTTGAGCTCACTATTTTCATTGCGCCCAAATTGATAGGCCTTGGCAGCAAAAGAAGCATCCACATCCCAAGACTTTTGTGGGCTAAAGGGCTGACCATCCATGCTGACCTGGTAGTCAGTTAATTCTTGGGCATCCGTCAAGACCAAGGGCTTATAAATTTCAGTTCCTTCATGGGTGGTAATGTCCCAGTGCTCAGTAATTTTGGCCGACCCGTCTTCCTGGAGGACAGTATCCACCGTGATGGAATGAATATCCTGGTCAACCGCTAAGACAGGCTCCTGATCTGATCGAATCAGATCAAAGGAAAAGATAAGGGTCAGCAAGAGGGCAAGTTTTAGCAGTGGAGAGAATAGGCGCCTGACTACCATTGAGGCATCTCCTGTTTTTCCTCACTACCACGGAAGTATTCTTCAGGATAGAAGCCGGTCATCCCTGCAACTAAGGAATTAGGGAAGGTTTTAATGGTGCGGTTATATTTGGTTACCGTGTCATTAAAAATCATCCGAGCTTGACGGACATTGTTTTCATAGTTATTCACACTGTCCATAGTGATTTGGTAGACAGAGGCAGCCTTCAATTCAGGATATTGTTCGACCACGACGTCAATTGACCGCATCGCCTTTTGGAAGAGGTCTTGGTCATGTTCCACTTCTTCAACCGTGGCATCAGGATTGATTTTTTGCCGGTTTTTCACCACATTAATCAAGGTATCCGCCTCATGGCTTTGGTAGTTCTTGGTAGCTTGGATCAAATTCGTCAAAGCGTCCCAACGTGATTCCACTTGAGCAGCAATTTGCCCCATGGAATTATCTATCATTTCCTTGGATTGGATCATGCGGTTATAAGCCCCGATCCCCCAAACGACGATTAGGACGATTAGAACAAGAATAACAACAAATACAAGTGTGATAATCATTAGATTTCCTCCCTTATTAACGGCTATATGCCTAAAAAGTAATTAATTCTGCCCTTATTTTACCCTAAGTGGTCCAGGAATCCTAGCTAGATCCTAGTTCCTAATGGGATCAAGGGACAAAAGATAGCAAATCTGGTTTCTGACTTGAAAGCGGATATTATAGCCCCCGTAAAGCATCCCATATTCACGATCTTCTTGCCTTTGGTAAGCAGGCCTGGGATCAGCGGCTAAGACCTCAGTAATCCCCGCTCTTTCCGATTGAGAAACTTGGTCCGCCAAGTCTTCGGGCCAGTGAACTTGTAGGGTATTAAAGGCCACCTGGTCAATAAAACCGGATTGCCCGTCATTTAGCGCATCTGATTCACTAGAATAGGGTTTAATATCATAAATTGGGGTCCCGTCTACCATGTCGATTCCCGACACAATTAACTTGGGGCCCTCGGGACTATCACTTTCTAAAGCTTCCAATTTTACGGCTGACAAGGCTAAACGATTAGGACGAAATGGCGACCGCGAGGCAAAGACGCCCACTCGCTGGTTGCCTCCTAAACGTGGCGGGCGGACAGTCGCTTTAAAATTAGCACTCTCCTTGACTTGAGAAAATCCCCAAATTAACCAGAGATAGGTAAAGTCTTCAATCCCTTTAAAGGCCTCCAACTGACGGTATTCCTTTTCAAAGATAATTTCCCCATAGGAATGTTCGGCCTTAACTCCTTGGCGTGGAATGCCAAACTTTTCCTTAAAGGGAGTATGGATATGGGCTATAGGATGAATTTCCATCGGATGACCTGCCTCCTTCTTATCCTATTATTTATTAGCAATTCTCTTAATACTTATCAAAACAGGCCCTGACTCGATCAGCAAAGCGGTCAGGTTCATCAAGATAAGGGCTATGACCGCAATCTTTCAGCAGGTAAAAGTCCTTATCCGGAGCGGCTATGGACTGATAATAGTTAAAGACCTGACTAAAAGGCGCGGTCCAGTCTCTTCCCCCAGAAATAAAGTAAACCGGCACCTGGTAACTATCCCCTTGGGCCAATTTAAATTGATTGGAAACAATCATCAAGGGGGCTTGGATAGCAATATAATGCGACAAATGAAAGAGAAAAAGACCATACCATTTTAAATCCATCCAAGAAAAATCAGGCGCAGTCAAGGCAAGCCAGGTCCCTTTTAAGGCGTCTGTCAAAGGGTTACCCGGTAAATATTTTCCCGCTACTTGTTCTATGGTTAAATAGTCTTGAGCAGGAATCAGACGGTGGTTGAGTTGGTCGTCACTAGCCTGTTTTAAAGAGCGAATTTCCAGTAAACCGTCCATATCACCTGCCGATCGAGCAGCGGTTTCCGCCTGGTCGAGCAGACTTCTCTGTGAAGCAATGATATCAACAATCTGGCTCACTCCCAGATAGGCCTTGACCTTATGGGGATAAGTCTTAATATAGAGGCTGCTCAATTGACTCCCCCAAGAGTGGCCGATAATAAAGATTTTCTCTTGCTTAAAACGCGCCCTTAAATAATCCACGACCTCATCCATATCATCGATGACTTGGGCCAGGGTCATCCCTGAGACTTGCCCTTGGTTTAAGTAATAAGTCCGTCCCGCTCCCCGCTGACTCCAATAAGCAAAGGTATAATCAGCTTCAAGGGCAGGTTGATAGACATAGGTCAAGAAAGGATTAGCCACTCCTGGGCCTCCGTGGACCCATAAAACTACTGGATTAGTCCTTTGATTACCTCTTAATTGCAAGGCCTGTTGGATGCCACCCGCTTGAATGATGACATTTTCTTGGACTCCTCGGGGAGATCTTATTCGACTTTGACGGGCATGCTTCTTCCTCTGCAGCAGGATAGCTAAACTACTCAATCCCAAGAGCCCAATACTGGCCTTGAGGAAACCTTTAAAATTCTGTTTCATGGTCGCTCCTTTCCTCTTCTGTTATTTGCTCAATTATAACACGATTTATTGGCCAACCTGCCCGTCAGCTAGGATTTTGATTGGATAAATGCCCCGCGTTCTAAGGGAAAAATTTATTTTTCAGCAAGGTTACAGATAACTTATTATTTGATTAAATATTAGCCAAAGTTTTTTATTTGTCTTTGAGATTTGCTATACTTAATGCAATTCGTAAAAGCGCTATGAAAGGAGTCCTCTGATGAAATTACAAAAGTTCTCACTGATAAGCCTATCTCTATTAACTACTGGTCTCCTCCTCAGCTCTTGTCAAAACCAAGCCAATGAGGCAGCCAGTGCTCAAGCTCAAAACGAAAGTCAGTCTCAAGCCCATACGATTAAAGAAGATGCCGATAAAGAAGCTAGTCAGCACAATCTGGAAAATCCCGCGGATAGTACCAAGCAAGAAAATATTGACAAAGATGCCAACTACCAAGTCAATCAAACGATTCCAATCTTCTGCCCTGACGATCCAGAAAAATTAATTGCCGAATTGAAAATAACGCAAGTGTCAAATACTGTCAACGCCCTGCCTCAAGACATGGTTGAAGATCCTAACTACGATCACAAGACCCTAGCCACAATTGAAATTGAATATAAGAATATCGCTTCCCAGGATGCCATGGCCATTGGACCAGAAAACTTCACGATCACGGACCAAAATGGTAATCAATTAGAAGCCATCGACCGAGTAGATGGAGACAAATCCGTAGACCAAGGCCAAATTGCTCGCTCACAATTCTTTGTCAAGTATGACCCTAGTCAGGCTTTTGACCAAATTACCATGGACCTTCACACCCTTAATGCCCAAGAGCCCATTGCTCGTATCCATGCCAAGGTTAGTCACGATTAATAGCTAGACGATCAGCTCACGATTAAATAATAGCAAAAGTGCATCAGACAGCCTTTGAAGCATCGTCTGATGCACTTTTTGTCATGTATGCGGTCTTTTATCACTAAAGCCTATGTCTTCTCTCTAAAAACGTGCTAAGCTATGATTAATTATAGATAAAGTTCTGCTTTAGAAAGGACGTTTGATGATGGATTATTTACAATTAATTGAAGATTTAACCAATGCTAAGGGGATGTCCGGCTTCGAAGATGAGGTCATTGAGGTCATTAATAAACACAAGGGAAATTATACCTTGCAAGTGGATAATTTAAAAAACTGCTACCTTAACCTGGACCAGGTCGATCCCACTAAGCCTACCGTCATGCTAGACTCCCACCTGGATGAAGTGGGTCTCATGGTGAAAGCCATTGACAAGGATGGTCTCATCCTCATTCAAACCATTGGCGGTTGGGTTCCTTCTAATTTAACCGCCCAAGTCTTCTATATCCGTAATCGTGAAGGAAAATATTACAAGGGGATTTCAGCCACCAAGCCCATTCACTTTATGACCCCTGAAGAACGGGAGAAAAAAATCGCCATTAGCGATATTAAGATCGACATGGGCGCTACTTCTAGAGAACAAGTCGTCAATGACTTGGAAATTGAAATCGGTCAACCGATCGTCCCAGCTACTAAGTTCTCTTATAATGAAGTCACCCGAACCATCCTGGCCAAGGCCTTCGATAACCGGATTGGAACCGCCTGTGCTGTTGCCATTATGCGTGACTTAGCGGATGAAGTGGGCGATTTTCCCTTTAACCTCGTCGCTGCCCCTGCTGCCCAAGAAGAAGTGGGCACTCGAGGCGCCTCGCTAACGGTTAAACGGGTGCAACCTCATATCGCGATTATTCTGGAAGGGACACCTGCCGATGACTTTACCAATGCAAAAGAGCTCTTACAAGGGCAACTCGGCCAGGGACCACAAATCCGTCATCGTGACAATTCCTATGTAGCCAATACCCAATTAATTGACCTCTTTAAGCAAGCTGCAAAAGCTGAGAATATCCCTAGTCAACATGCTGTCCGCGAAGGTGGCGGTACCAATGCTGGTCCTATTCACCTGGGGAATCTAGGAACACCTTGTGCCACAATCGGTATTCCCAGTCGCTACGCCCATACCAATGCCTGCTTCTGTTCCTATGATGATTTCTTAAATACGATCCACCTGGTTAAAACTTTCCTCCGCCGCCTAACGCTCGAAGATATCCAACAATTTGACCTGAAGACCTATTAAAAACAAATAACGAATTTTCTTGAAAAGGGTCTATGTTTTGAATAGCATAGGCCCTTTTGTAGTGATTTTAGAATATGCCCTTTATCTTATCAAAAAGACCTCTGTTAGGGCTGCCTTACCGTTGAATTGTATGTACAAATTATATTTATTGTTGCATTATTTATATTTTAAAAATGAAATAATTAGCCATTTAGAAGTCTTTAAGTTGGAAAACGCTTTTATTTTTATTTAAAATATAATTAAGCATAAGTAAAGTATGAATTGTGCGAATTATATCACTGTAATTGGATGTCTTAAGAAAGGGTGTATCATAATGACTAAGCGTTTTGTCTATGATGTATTTTCTACAAATGATCAAGCCCGTGCTGCGATTAGTGACTTGATCAGTAAGGGTGTTCCTCGTTCTGCTGTCGTTTTAGTATCCAATGCCCCAATTGACCAAGAATATGGTTCAGAGGTTGACGTGGTCACTTCTGATGAATTAATTGAAGGTGAAGAAAGAAGTTGGTGGGACAATGTCTTAGGTTTCTTCTCTGACGACGAAGAAGACGCAAGAAATGACGATATCGACTACAAGGGCTATGAAGCTTCCTTGAACCGTGGCGATATCTTAGTCCTCATCGACCAAGAATATGAAGGCGCAGTAAGCAACCTCGAACGTTCCCCTTACACCACTGGCCCTGAAGCAAGTGAAGAAGCTACTGGCTATGCTGCCGCTGGTGTGGCAGGCGCAAGTGCTGGTGCGGTTGAACCTGAATACGAAAAAGAAGCTGTTCATACTGATACCCAAAGACCAGTCAGTGAGGCAAGCTCCCGTCAAGAAACTCCTCCAAGCGCTGCTAAAACAGCTGATAACGATACCGAAAGAATCCGTCTCCACGAAGAACAAGTTGACGTTCAAAAACACAAAAAAGACCTTGGTGAAGTTCAAGTGTCTAAGAATGTCGTTGAAGACACCAAGACGGTAGAAGTGCCCGTTCAACGGGAAGAAATTCATATTAAGAAAGTAACCCCTAGTGAGGCGAAGTGGATGACAATGCCTTTGAAGAAG
This genomic stretch from Aerococcus mictus harbors:
- the nagE gene encoding N-acetylglucosamine-specific PTS transporter subunit IIBC, coding for MLDYLQKIGRSLMLPVSVLVVASLFMGTGYAIDANALQGSSNVLATFLVQAGLVVINNLPLLFALGISMGIAEDNNGAAALSGAVSFLMITTLLSPEILSGITGQAIDQVNPAFKAINNVFIGIISGVLAGEMYNRFHNVKLPQWLGFFSGKRAVPIVTAALSAVLAVILLFLWPTVYGGLVAFGTGIANLGDIGAGIYGITNKLMIPFGLHHAVNNVFWFDTIGINDIGNFWSSQGEPGVTGRYLAGFFPIMMFGLPGAALAMYKNARPENRASVASLLIAGSVAAFVTGITEPLEFSFMFAAPALYAVHACLTGLSLFICSALHATLGFSFSAGLIDMVLSWRMPMANNQWMILVLGLAMFVIYFFLFDFLIRRFDFKTPGREAVSEADQTASHAAKDAKQSGDKYQVMAQNIYQGLGGKDNLQLVANCATRLRLQLKDTDAIDEGKIKATGVPGLRKVNEHNLQIVVGTDVQFVADELKDILETDKSQDKD
- a CDS encoding DUF7916 family protein, yielding MKRLISAFPSEVKNFTKDELKKSIQASEGRIIMAETVVTAAPLIEGVTNAEVMTAFGADLICLNELDVFHPKIKGFESKQPVIEAIKELTGRPIGINLEPVSADSQVLDEKVEISPGRRASSKAFATAEDLGVDFVMVTANPSTGVTNADILAALAAGRQAYSGLILAGKMHGAGKRETLIDASLFRQFIEAGADGVLMPSVGTVPGVLLEEAHQACQAVQAQDGLVMATIGTSQESASPDTIRSFALNNKQVGADIHHIGDGSYGRMPDPENIMALSIAIRGKRHTYFKMAQSLRR
- a CDS encoding DUF368 domain-containing protein, coding for MTDSHNNDIENEDKVFSKDWWLRLVKGAFVGIGGILPGLSGGVLAVIFGIYDKLLNFLGNITHKFWQNVRYFIPVGIGFVIGIILFSFFVMKAFGSYEALFTCLFIGFVVGTFPSLFKQAGQEGRSTADYLVMGLTALALFALMVFGGQHFSHLTPSFGVWLFSGALIGLGVIVPGMSPSNFLIYFGLYEKMSAGISHLNMGVIIPLGLGAILCVLALAKVANWLFDHYYAKMYHFILGTVIGSSLAIFPTVVFPAFTPEGLMETGLSFMTTLILAIVMFVAGVIFSYWFSGIEEKYSPDNR
- a CDS encoding ABC transporter permease is translated as MGSAAIFDTVYLNYDDLETLAADQDIDLKPNVVYLLAEDESLTPQIKESIADMGYRGSATESLVKTFTEMIDIFTFVLIGVAGISLLVSAIMILTVLYISVVERTQEIGVIKAIGGRRKDIRRIFISESFLIGLFSGLLGGGLAIAFAALANQVLNQLFQVSMLDITWQFLLIGLAIAVVIATISGLLPANRASKLDSVEALRAE
- a CDS encoding ABC transporter ATP-binding protein/permease — its product is MAILSLNAVNKYYSLANGDRFQALKDINLDFEAGELVAIVGESGSGKSTLMNLIGGLDTDFTGEIRVEGENIADFKERDLVNYHKDKIGFVFQNFNLISHLSVLENVALAMNLSNISKGKREKQARAVLEQLGLGQQVHKRPNQLSGGQKQRVAIARALVNNPEIIIADEPTGALDSQTADAVLDIFKEIAASGKLVLIVTHSQAVAGIASRLVRIGDGEIVADERVNENQRALANYQGMRQLPQVEKASSNAFSFWSAIQLALKNMRAKWSRNLLIAFGFSVGIMSIILMLALGSGVNNYLTDTMESQVNPQVTEVRMPMNNPEMQATEERNRSKEGQNLPQTTISPDFQDPAFEQENIEELGAISGVEALEVGYTNFSLGTDYLKKEDPTYPFMNLQTISSLITPANLPEGHLPEQGEILVSRGIADKLAEDTGQSAIGQKLSLKLTLKQKISKQILLFLAFTRLTRLWDQRLSLTPFI
- a CDS encoding TetR/AcrR family transcriptional regulator, translated to MDAYIKNFVGKFSRQETLTPRQHAILQASIDLFADYGYSNTSTKEIAGRAGVGEGTLFKHFGSKQNLLFACILPIIAEMSKEKYAQEFDLERIKDDKWIFQDFVHHILANCFQEDSDHYKVMKIFAQEMLYRENFLKRLAELIPLHLKMGFFNILEYFKDKGELNNWPNALIVRLMISPILSFQWVQFESGSQEDFAQALSYIEAFIVRGLCC